From the Fusarium keratoplasticum isolate Fu6.1 chromosome 14, whole genome shotgun sequence genome, the window ATTAAAACTCAGGCCTAGGTAGTCATCTAAGACGACGATATCTCGCTTTAGGTCAGCCATGACCAGGTCGTCCGATCGAATGTACTTTACACTTGACACCCTGGGCATAGCCCTGCCGAAGCCCACTGACATGATTCGTGAGCTTCCCTGCTTCACAGTTGAAAACACTGCCTCGATTCTTTTACTTCGCCTCACTCTGCTTTTCATCCATCGTCTTGGCGCTGAAGGTGTACCTCGCACCTCCCTTCGACATCAGCAAAAGACAGTTTCTGCTCTTCATTTCTTCGCGACAGTTTGTTGGCACAAGTAAAAGAAAAGTCATTTCATGAATCCCTGTTCATAGAGATGGATTCAACGCTTTCATCCCTCTACGAACCACTGGACTCGTCCAGATCTGAGATTCGCGTGCTCAAGGTTCCACCCGAGAATGGCGAGAACTTTGAGCTGATCAAAGTATCTCTTGATGAGGGACTGCATTTTGTTGCCCTGTCGTACGTCTGGGGGGACATGAACGACAGGATACGTATCACAGTCCATGGTCGAGCTGTTTCTGTcaccaagaacctcaagctGGCCCTCACTCGACTTCGCGATCGACTCGCAAGACGGGCTCCGGATCGACCTCACCAAAATTTCTACGTATGGGCGGATGCCATTTGTATTaatcaacaagatcaagtcgaGCGCGGCCATTAGGTCCAGCTCATGGCACGCATCTACACATCTGCGGACTGTGTCATGTCGTGGCTCGGCCCCAAGGATCACTCTTGCCTTCAAGGCTATCCATGCTCTAGCTTGTACGGTGAAGCGCAACAATCCTGAACAGGCCAATCCCACCCTGCCTACATTCCGTCCTGAGTGGCTGCGATACCGCCCGGGGCTCTGTCGACAGGATCCTGATAAAGCCGGAACTCCTTTCCACAACGCTGCTTGGGAGGCCATTTCTGTTCTCCTAAGCGATCAGTACTGGGAGCGTGTGTGGATATTCCAGGAAgttgccttggcttgcagactgaggctgttgagcaTGGGAGACCGCATCTTGGATTGGAACGACCTCGAGTTTGTATGCGTGACCCTTGCAAAATGGAAGGAGGAAATTGCCGAAGCCAACACTGGAAAGCCTGACTTCTTGCACGAGGGAATCTGGTTTGCTTTGACTAGGCAAAAGATTAGATGGGAGAGAATTCAAAACTTAACCCTGGCACGCATCGAAGTGGCCAAGACGAGAAACTCACCGGCTGGACACCGGACCGCTCGCTGGGCCCTTGCAACTGTTGCAGCCGACCTCAAGGCCACAGACCATAGAGACTACATCTATGGTCTCCTGAGCGTCTCGGGTATTCCGATAGTCCCTGACTATAGGAGAACTCTGTCAGAGCTCTACACTGATTATGTTTATCACTGGCTGGAAGCTTCTCGCGCCGGGTTTGCTGGCCTTAACTTGAGCTCgcttggcttcttggccgttgCTGGCGTCGGTCCCTTCGGATTTTCCTCTGATTTCCCCACCTGGGCCCCTAACTATCCCCAAAACAACCAAGGCCAGACTCCAATCGCTCGGATTCCTATCGGtgctcctcgacaagacaTTTTCCCCAACGATCCAAACAAGATCCCTGTCCTGGCCAGGGAGACCAAGAGTCTGTGGACTTGGGGACTTGAAATCGACTCTCTATCGTCTGTTTCTCCGATGGTTGAGGTGTTCGATCAGAGGTTCTTCGCCTTCGCTACTAACTTCATGTCTCGACACCGGCAGTACACGGAAGGAATTCCGCCGCTGCAGGCAATACTTCGACTATTAACCTGGGATTTCGATGGACCTGTAACCAAGTCTATGATTCTAAGCGGCTTTGGCTTGCTTACAACCCTTGACGAGTTGGATATAGAGAAGCGGTATGACTTCCTTCGACATGCCGACTTTGAGAGCCGATTTGCCGAGCTTCTGTTCCTGGATACCGATTTTTCTAAACTCGGGTTTGAAGGCAACCTACTATCGACTTTTGCGAGACAGGTTAGCAAGATAGCGCGGTTAATAGTAGTGGACATTAGTTGGCAGCGGGATACTTGGGGGTTCATAGAGACGACAGGGGGGTATCTTGGCATAGCGCCCTCGAGATCGATGCCGGGAGACCGTCTCTGTGTTCTTCAGGGTTCGAATTTCCCCGTGGTACTGCGCAAAGCAAAAGATGCACACTTCATCGTCGTGGGTACGGCATCAGTATTGGGCCTTATGAATGGAGAGTCAGCTAGCCTTGTCACCCTTGGTAGGTATTCCCCCCAAAGGTTTGAACTGCGATAGGATGGTGTTTTAGGTTGGATTATAATTATGGAAATTGAGCCAGGAGTGAGCCGTTCCTAGAGGGGAAAGACGTTTGGAGGAAAACAGAAATTCAGGAATTAGCAATGACGGCTGGGAATTCAGTGGAATTTGTTATCATGCAAACCAAGACGCCGAAAGCAGCTACCAATACTACACTATCTCGTGACGATAAACTCCTGCTCCACCCGAATCTGTCCTTGGTGGACTGTCGACGTTCTGTCTCCTCGTTGCGCTTGTATCGTCACTAACTCAATATCACTCCTATTGCTCTTCTTTCCATCTGACCATGCATCGTCCTCCGAGTCGTTTCCCCGTCTCGTATTTCTACGTAGACCACCATCAAACACCGGGACTGGGTCGTCGATAACCTCGAATCCCGACGTGGCTTGTGTTTTGCGAGTACTGGTGATGTGCCCTGTAGAACGGTTGCCGTAGCCGTAGGATGCTTCGGCCGAGGAGCTTTTGAAACCATGTCGGAGGTACGGGCGTAATGAAGGAAGGCAGGCGATGATTAATGCCATgttctcgtcgaggatggacCAAATTTCTGTCCCAACTCTGTTAGTAACAATGGAGGTTATTAAGGGGATCGACACTCACGGATCAAGGTCAGAGGCTTGAACCCGCCCGATCCAAGATGTATGGTAAGAAACCTCGTCAGGCTGAATGCTATATCGATAATTCCGAGACTAAAGATTGCGTATATTCCGACCATTGTCTTTTTCTTCACCTGCAGATTCTTAAGGATGAAAAAGGGCAGAATGATGACTGTTCAAGGGGTGAGTAGTTAGACTTTGAGAGGTATCTGCGCATCGTACTGGAAAGATTCGCTGTGAAGTGAAGTGACCATGCAATGTAGAAAATCGTGCCGATGATCTTGGGTTCGCAGACGACGGCTGGATTCGAGGCGAAAGACCTGGCAAGTCAGTTGAAGCCCGGAATGGAATCGGAAATGTCCCATACCAATTACCCTCGATTGGCCAGCACAGGAACAGCTGCACAGACATAGAGACAAGATAACCAGAGACACAGTAGGCGATGGAAACATAGAGAGCCACGCGCAACTTCTTCATAAATCTTGGGAACAGCTGTAGATATGTTGCCAGGAGTGCGAACTTGCAAAAGTACAGCGACGTGAAGAACGGGAACACGCTCGACCAGATCATCTACGTTGGCAAGTGTCAGTGAAGGCACTCCAAGAGACGTTCCCCATTTTACCCTCGTGATGAATTCCACCTCGGTGACGTCGACCTTCCAATTGATCAAGGTGTAATCGATATCCGGGTGCAGCGCCCCTTTGACGGCAAAGATAATGACGAAAACGGCATGGGTGAAGGAGCTACACCACGCAATGAGTAGCAGGGCAtcgctgaggaggagggcttGGTGCTGGATCTTGAGGCGGAGCCAGAGACgggcggcgatgaggatggcggAGACGCAGAGGAGGATCCAGAAGCAGGCCTGAAGTTGGTCAATGTCAGTCAGTGATCGTCCACGGAGGGAGGATTGATCGGCGCACGAGGACTCCAGCTGTTGATGGAGCTGCCATGGTTTTCGGATGATCAGTGGGCTTTGACGATCTCGCGTATCAGTGACAGCGCTGATCACCAAGTTACTAAACGGAACGCAGATGAACAGAATGTTGTTTACTTCCTGGCAGAGAAATTCTATGAACCAAGCTGTACTGTTATCTACGTAGTAATGCACCCGAGACCGGCCTCGCTGGCCTCCTGGAAGATCCTTCAGGACGACCTCTGAAAATTTCTCTCCCATCCATTACTCGAACCCAAGATTGACCGTTGTTGGCCCAGCCATGGAACTAATGCGGGGATCAGGTCCGGGGATCCTGAGGCTCACCCGGGCAAGGATATCCCATGCCAGACTGTCGATCTTGACCGTAAAGGTACCTTCGCTTAGGTGTGGGATTCTTCGGGGTCTTGGATCCGTCCGGGGCTATGCAGAAGGTGGCAGGAGATGGCCTTAGCGACAAACCGTTGGTCCTGGTGCATCCGGAGACTGGGGAAGATACGATGCAACGAGGATCTGGACCCATGGCAGTTTGCGGCTTTTAAGGGTATAGCTTCAGGGCAactgcatcatctcgaccGTGAAGCTGGAGAGCAATCTGTACCCGAAGGGATTACGGCAAGGGATCTGCTAACCGAGACTTGAAGGATGCGAACGAGAGCCTGTCAATAAAGTTCTTCCATAGTTAGGCTTGCCGGCTTGATGTGACTGATCACACGTTATCAATTGCTATAAACTTTATTTTATACAAGGATGTTGAATAAGCTGAACAGGAACCAACGCCGAGcatggagggaggaggaagctgttACTGTTTCAAGGCAGCTTTTTTGTCGAAAAATGTCAGGATAATCAGCAGCGAAACGCGAGGTCTAGGTTAATGGCGTTGGACAGAGTTGAACAATTCATCAAAACGCACAAAATTTCCATAATGAATGCAAACAAACAGTTCTGCTTAGGCGTCCATGCGGATGATGCGGGAGTTGGGCCTTGGGTGGCAAGGATTAAGCTCTAGACGACATCCCGAGGGCCTGGTACATGCTGTGGCCTGGTAAAGCTGTTGGTTCTATCTACTCTATTTAGGCTATTAAATCCTCGGTGCCAAGATACTCCTGCATCTCGGCTCCATCACGCAACCCCCTATCATTTAACACTGCACAATCGACCATTCTGCGTAGGGAGTCCCTTGATCTGCCCCTCCACGTTCCAGTCCTCGCTACCGACGCCAACTTGAGCGTAGAACAGGCCCCGGGGATCGTACTTTTGCTTAATCTGGTACAGACGCGCATATTTGTTACCGTAGAAAGACTTCTGGAAATCTGGCTCCGTGACATCGCCTTCACTTGCGTACGCACCCGAGTTTGGTGCTGCGTCGCGCCAAGGCTGCATCCACACCTCGGTCAGCTCCCTGCTCAGCTCTGCGATGCGCTGTAGTGGGGTGTCGGCTGCCCATGTTACCCATGAGATGACAAACATGGCTGCGTCGCGCCAGGCTGGGTTCACGGCGTTGTCAGGGTGAGGGCCGGGGCCGGCTGTGATACCAAACCCAATGAGTGTGCCGCCACGATCCGAGAGGCCCTTGAGAGCTTCAAAGGTGGCATTGAATTTGGCAGGGTCTTGAAGGTTCTCGTCTGGGAAGAGGCGCGAAGCCATCTTGTTACCGTAGGAGCCGACGGGCTCGACAGGAAAGCCAGTAGACCAAGCCGAGAGGAAACTCGAGTGCTGAGACCAGTTTGGCTCGACCTTAATGCCCAGGGAAGCCCATTTCTTGAACAACGGTGCAGtgagctcctcagcctccgaGACCGTCATGTTGGGTGCGAACCAGGGTGACATGACAAAGGTAGCCTTACGAGGTCCCGCCGGCCAGACGAACCAGTACTGGTAGTTACCGCGAGCGTTGAAGACAGGGATCATCTCCCAGTACGCACGCAGAGCCTCCCAGAAAGCCTCATACGTGATGGTGCCACCGTCGATGCCGAAGGCGAAGCTGGCGACAGATGTGACGGAGAGTTTGGGGTGTGCTTTGACGGTCCACGAAGTTACGACGCCAAAGGTACTGCCACCACCGCCGCGTAGGGCCCAGAAGAGATCGGAATTCTGCTTCGAGTCCGCCGTGACGAATCGGCCATCGGCTGTGACCACCTCGACGCTGAGAACTTGGTCGGCGGCGAGGCCGTACAAAGGTGACAGTGGAGAGTGACCGCCGCCCGAGATGTAGCCTCCTGCGAAGCCAACTGTCTTGCCTTCGCCTCCGACAACGGTAACGCCATATTTGTCGGCTGCTTCGTAGAGCTCCTGGCCAATAACGCCTGCACCGACTCTCATGGCGGGTCCAGAGTAGGAGCCGCTCTTGTAGTTGGAGTAGAATTTGATGCTCTTAAGTTTGTTCGTCCAGATGGAAAGGGAGCCTGAGCCGAGCGATCGTCCAATAAAGTCGTGACCTGTATTCTTTACTACGAGGCGGATGTTCAAGGTGCGAGCAAAGTTGACGGCGAGCTGGATCTGGGCAACGttggtggccttgaccaCGTATTCTGGATAGCCTCCCAACGTGCAGTCGTCGGTGTAGTTACCAGAGGGGAGACAGGTAAGTCCCTGGTAAAGGGGGCTCATGGCCGACGTGGGGTCAGCAATGCTATTCAAGTCAGCGTCTTGGTCTTTCAAGGGATAGGGGAGAGACGTACTGCATCATGGAATCAGTCCACTTtgagttgatggcctcgcaCTTGGCGGTATTCTGATTGCCAAAGTCGTCATAGCATGGAGAAGCCAGAGGCGTCGTCTTGATCAGAGCTCCTCCGACAAGGAGGTCAAAGACCTGCCAGGCAATCTTGTGCGGCCAGAAGAGGTCGCCAGGGTACGTCTTGCACCGCCCAAGAGACCGACGCTGGACAGATGAGGCCTCGTCATAGTAAAAGTACGAGATGTTTGTCAGGCCAAGATCAGTCAGATTGAAGAGGACATCGTCGGTCAACTGCTTGGTCTCTTCTGGAAGAAGATCACCTTGGATCTGCTCAACAGCTGGAGCAACATTATCTTCTGTGGCATCTGGCGGGATGTTAGTCGGGCCATGGGCTAGTTATACAAGCATTTTACGTACCGACTTCAACGCCATCTATAATTATGGTCTGGCCTGTGACCGAGTGAACCAAGGCCAGagaggcgagaagaagagcatgCAACTTGACCATTCTTTGCAACACGATCGCGAGCAAGATGTGAAAGGTCCACGATGTGCAACAATCAACCACAAAAGGGTACATATTCTCGTTACTTATAGTCTTCTCTAAGAGACCAGCCTACTTGAGCCGCAGGCGCAGGGCATGAGAACCAGCTAGGGACCCTCATTGCGGTGTGGTGGAGCCCTTGCGTGGAATTGCGCCCTGAAGTCCCCCAGCCTGGCAAGGTACCCATGCATGAGAAATAAGCCCTCAGGGGAGGCGGCTGTATTACCTGTTTTGGGCATTTAATCTTCCCAAAGGAATAAAAATTCACTTGCCGCGTTTAACGACATTGGGCTTTAGTGCCAGCTTGCCTTGATCACTGTATTCCTGCTGTTATGGCTGATTGTCTTTTTAGGGGATTCCCTTGACATGGACTCTTCCATGCAGGGGAATGGTGGGTGGTACATGAAATTAGCTCGCCAAGTGATGGACCATTCTTGTCATGTTTGAGTACCAAGTGAACATTTGCAACACAAGGTTGTCTGTTAGTACTGCTCTCTCTCCAAGCGGCCCGTTATGCTCATTCACGCTGTTAGACTTGAATGATCGGCGAAGGATAGATTTCATCATTTGCATGTGGCTGTATTTCTTACCAAATTGCCGAACATGGCCGAAGTGACCGCAGGGTTAGTGTCGATGACGGTGCCTGTGATGGTACTGAAGGCTCTGATATGGCCAGACGTTGCTTTTCTTCCGGCCATCAATACGGCATTGATACCTTTAGGGCTCAGGGAGTGTGATACAGAGGTTTCAACAAGACCTTTTAATACCCCAGCCAAAAGAATAAGATATCTCGAAGCAGGCATCGCCTCCCCTGGGTCTTTTCCATCCGTATGTCGGGAATCCTCATATCTATATTCTTTATGTCGGGATTCCCTTATAACGAGGTGTCGTAAGAGGTGATTCTTTGCGAAAAGAAAAACCTATATCTCATCCACAGAGGGCATAACTATTTCTACGTGGTCTTCGTTGTGTTGTCCCAAGGCTTGGAGTCAGGGACATTGTCGGTTCAACAGCTAAGTGAACGCTCGAAATCCGGGGGTTACGCCGTCAAGTTCCATGGCTTTCGGTATCTTAAGTAGATCAAACTAACCATCTATTTCATTTGAGGTAGGGCATTGGCTCAGGGAGAGGCGACGCTGAGCAATGCCATCCTGCCCGCAGCCCACGACACTGACGACACATTATGTACACGACCATGAAGGCTCATTCCCCTTCAAGTTTGCCTAGAACTCTCGGTTCCCCTCTAGAACCTTCAGATCCTTCTCTATGGCAATTGTAAAGTTGAAAAGCGCCCTCAGATCTTTCTTTAGAGTGTGACGGCCTTTGTCCCGGAGATGCTCTTGGGAATCGGAGACTTGCTTCACCTTGTCTTCCACGACGCCGTGCTAGTTTGCGGCATCATAGTTACGatccaccatcttcctcgtggATATTTCACGGAGGGAAAGGCGATCTATAAGCAGGCTCCAAATTCTATAGGGAAGATTGCTAAAATGGCCAAGCTCTAACGTGGCTAGTTCTCTTCTTGGACTGTCGCGGTAGTGGCGGCCTCTTAAGGCAATCAATCTCTACCTTCTCCGCGCACAATCATTGTAAAAACTGGCCGATTTACCAGTCAGGTGTTAGTTGGGCGACAGGTCATCTGTTATCACTCGAGACCCATCCATTGGGCCAAAAGGATCATGGTTATCTTCAATGACGAGTCCGCGAGAGACCGTCAGCCACAACAAAAAAGAATGCGCGTGATGCTGCAGCGAATCCCAGTTCTTTTCAACCCAGTTTCTCGATTGTCCATTACTGCCACCTGGTACGCCATAACCCCGCCTTGAGGTGGCtgaggaggcagaggcaaACATGTCTGCCTTGTCTCACACCGGGCGAACCATCTGGCTTGCGTAATGCGCCGTCGCGAACAACATCCTTCAGCGTAAAACAACTCAGCGAACCAATTACGGagtctatatatatatgcACAAAACCCCGCtcgcttggccttgtttcCTCTCCCTGGCATTGACTATCCCATGGACCACTCAACTTCACCCGCCCAagagggcggcgaggccaacaacaccatTCTCCTACCGACTTTCAATCTTATCATCCCCAGTCGTCCAAGTAGCCCCCTGCAACTCGATGCCTCCTATCTGGAGTCTGCGGGATTGCTCGACGAGTCTTGCACCCAGGAGCAGAGCCACTGCGGCTTGAACTGGCAGTCCGATCCCAGCTTCCAGGACCACGAGCCTCCTCTAGCCAACCCCCAACCTATCTGGTGGCAAGATTCCCCACCAGTGCTACGAAAAACCGAGTCTTTAGAGCAGCAGCTGACCCGCGCCCTGTGCCAGCACGCACACAAAGAGTCCAAGGGGTTTCTCCCCCTAGATAAGTTGCACGAGCTAGTCGTCGAAGACTCGGTGGCGGAAGCCCTCACCACCTACATTCCGGGCCTCTCCCTCGATGATGCGAGAAGCCACGCCCAGGAAATTTGCCCCAGATCCATGCGTGATCCCCTGCAGCCATCTTTCCGCCGGATGTTTGCAATCCTCGTCATGATCCAGCAGCCGCAGGAGATCCTCACCTTTGTTAGACACAACATTGCAGACCACGACTTGCCGCTCGTCAAAGCTCGGAGTAGCACGAAGGGGGTGCACGAGCTTCGGCGAAAGACACAGCCGCATAAGACGTTGGAGTGTCTGTGGGCGTGGTCGCCGTTTCTGGTGAATTCTTTCGAAGAGTATCAGTGGACGTTGCTTTCGCCTTTCTTTTCGAGGGGGAGTAAGGGCACGGTGAGGTTCTATCCTCTTGATGACCAGACTATACTGCCTTTTGTAGAAGACTCGTCGAGAGATGCGAGtattgaggatgatgaggacttTCAGGGGGGTCATGGGTCTATCTCTAGGGTCAAGATTCACCCGTCACATTATGACTTCCATGATATCTCGGTATGTAAATATTATCCGTGTTTTAACAAAGCTTGTCCACTGACGCTGTTAGGAAACCTACGAGGCTGAGTCCACCTTCGCAGTGAAACGCCTCCACTCCCGCAACCGCGAGATGTTCTCCCGAGAAgtcgacgccctcaagaGACTAAGCGGTCAGAAGCATATCGTCCCCCTCCTCGCCACATTTGAGTACAAGAACAGCTACCACCTGCTCTTCCCCTGGGCCAATGCCAACCTACGCCGCTACTGGGCCATGTTCCCCAACCCGTCCGCAGACAAACGTTACGGCCTCTGGGTAGCCAAGCAGTGCAAGGGCATGGCGGAGGGACTGAGCATCATCCATGAGCCCCCCGCCGACCAGGGCGACGACTACGCCTACGAGAGCGTCCTGCAGCCGAACCACAGCCATCTGCAGCGTGGCAGCAAGCCAGCGTACGGTCGTCACGGGGACATCAAGCCGGAAAACATCCTTTGGTTTCGAAACGGACCCAACACAGACATTGGCGTGCTGGAGATTGCGGACTTTGGTCTGACGAGGTTCCATCACAGGCAGTCAAGGAGCAATATATCGCCTGTGGGGATGGGCAACTCGCCGACGTATCGGGCGCCCGAGTTTGACATGCCGGATGGGTTGCTGTCGCGATCATATGATATATGGGCGTTGGGGTGCCTGTATCTCGAGTTTATTACGTGGTATTTCCTGGGATGGAATGGCGTGACGCAGTTTTCGGCGAGTAGGGAGACCAAGAGAAATGACTTGTCGGCTGATGACTGCTACTTTGAGTTGAGCAGCTCCAGAGATACGGGAAATATTTGCAGCAAAGTCAAGCCTGCTGTTATGAGGGTGAGTCTATGAACTGTAACCAAGGCCTTGTTCTAACATTTACCCTCAGTGGATGGCATTTCTGCATCAGCACTGGGCTTGCTCGCCCTTCTTCCACGACTTTCTCGGTCTCATCGAGAGCAGCATGCTCGTGGTTGAGACGAACGGCCAAAGACCCGTCCGCAGAATCACCGCGGCAGACGTCAAGCAGAGGATGGTTAGCTTCTACAACCGCTCGGGCTCCGAGGCGGCGTACTTGTCTGGGGCGAACCCGCTGAATGACATTCCGGTTTCGACGATGCATCACCTGGGGAATTGCCATTCTGAAGAAGCTCAGAGGTGGGCCGTTCAAGCCAAGGCAAACACAACTGACGCGCCTGCCTCTTGGGAATTGGCAAGGAGCTGGCCTCACTTGAAGACAAACCGGAGGCATTTGAGCAGCAACACTGGCGACGGAAAGGATGGCATTTCATCACCACTTATGAGACGCCATACTAACCCGGTCTATCTGAGTGATGTAGTCATAAGTGAAACATCAGCTTCCACGGGTGACCTGAACAAGCAGAACATCAGCACGACACACACGATTCAGGAGACGGGACTGGCACATATCCGTCGGTTCGCTTGCcccttcttcaagatgaaTCCTCACAAGCATGGCAAGACTTGTTCGCGGGGATGGGAGCACATTCATAGGTTGAAGTAAGTTGGCAACATCCACAGGGTTACTAAGAACAGGCTGTTGACGTTTCATTATAGAGAGCATCTATTTCGGAAGCACACTCTTCCAGACCACAGATGCACCCGCTGCCTATCTCACTTCAAAGACAATGCCGAGCTTGAAGCGCACGCTCGCTCCGTCACGCCCTGTGCGTTAAGAGGGCCTTCGGATTCCGACAACATCACTCCCGAACAGGAGCGACTTCTGAGGAAACGACCTCGGAGAGAGGTCATGTCGCACGACGCGGATTGTGAGCGTTGGCGCAAAATATTCAGCATTCTGTTTCCGAATACGGACCAGGGGGACATTTCCCCATGTGAGTATTACGGCCGCGTGCTGCGTGACTTAGGCTAACCATGTCCGGACAGACAATGACTATAGTCTTCCCTCATCGACGACGGTAGAATACTCCGAGACCATCGATGACTATAGCAAGTTTCTCGATGGGGGCATCCCGTCCCACGTGCAGACTGAGCTACAGGCTACGATAAGTAGAGAGCTAGGGGTTAGTGAGGTTGACGGGAGGAAGATTGTGGACATAATCCCGATGTTGCAGCAAACACTGCTGCAGTCGTTCCAGAACTATAAAGGAGGGCTATCACAGGGTTAACCGGTGGGGTTAAGTTACAATAAAAGAGGATTGATATTTAGACCTGAAACTACCTATCGCTGCACTGTGTCCTAGGATCCGAACCGCCGGCTGAACGGGCCGTGATTGGCCAGATGGAGCCAGGACGACCGTCGCAAATGTTTCCATGCATCTGTGAGTATCCCGCGTGGAGACTAAAGTAAGAGAGTGGGATAAAGAGACTTGatttcttatttcttatcaAGGGGATACCAACTGATGAATACAAGCTGCGTTAAGGGTCTGGGTTAAGGTGTCCAGCAACCAGTAATGGGAGCAACATAAGCGAGGCTGGGCTTTACGCTTTGTATGCATAGCAACGTCGACTAGGTGTAATCATTGGCCACAACAGTCATGGTTGGGGGGTATAAGACACGTCAATCAGCATGCTCCCTAGAGCATAAGAGACATTGATAAGCAACCATACTTGACATTCTAAAGTACCGTACCATAGAATAAGCTTATTCAAAATCTTTTCTTTTACAAGCCCTCAATCACCCTGGGCAGCAAAAGGTCGTTAAACCACCAAAGATGGGTTTGGAAGTTGGCAACCCAGGCTCCGCCAGTCCACCAGGTTGACCGCAGACCCTGCAGGGCATACAGATCCTGGATGAAGCCCTTTCTCATTTCTTCGGCCGAGGTGTGCATATGCATGGGACCATGCTGCGCGTAAGCAACaaacttgatcttggccgaACCAGACGCTTCAACTGCGCCGCTTTTAACAAGGGTGTCAAATTTTTTCTGGACCAGCTTCTTCGCGTCATTGCCATCGAAGTTTCGGTCGCCAATGACCATGATCCGGAAGAGTTCCTCGGATGCGCCGGTTCCAATCCACTCGAAGCGTGCGAGGAAAGGAAGGTCGGGGAAGGCGAGAAAGTTGCTGGGAGCGGCAGCCTCGGGCAAGTTGGTGAGAGAGTAGTTCTTGGGCAGTGATGGATTGGAGACGATACCGGCGTAGAGGCGGGTGTAGTCTagcttggagaagacggTATTCTCCGCCTTGTCAAGGTCGAATGGAGCGAGGTTGCTCTTAGTGGGCTCAATGGACAGCAGCAAgcgcttggccttgatcttgacgagcCTGCCCGACGATGTCTTGACAGTGAGTTGAACGCCGTGTTTAGTTCTCTTAGAAGTGACAACCGTAGAAGAGTAAAGCACGTCTTTTCCTAGTTTCTTCGCAAATGCATCGTAGATATCCTGGTTGCGTTCAGAGGCCGGGGCGAAGGAAGCCATTTGGCCGAGAAACGATCGTGCCATAGGCCCGCCAAACGCTTGCATCACGACCAGCGTCATTTGACGAGTCACGTCGCCAACGCCAAGCCCGGTGGTCTGGAACAATATGGGAACAATGGCTTCAATGCcgtgcttcttggcaaagtggCCAAAGGGAATGAGTAGGTCCTCAGGAATATCGTCGGGGGCCGGAAAGTCCCGGAAGCTTGGAAGAATCATGTTTTCATACAGGGCGCATAGTTCAGCGTACTTTACCAGGGCCGTCGATAAAGCAGCTGGGGAAGGGCCGGTATAGCCGACTTCTTTGCCGGTTTCAAAGTCCACATAGCGGGTTAACCGCGATACCCGACTGGGGACCT encodes:
- a CDS encoding HET domain-containing protein — translated: MDSTLSSLYEPLDSSRSEIRVLKVPPENGENFELIKVSLDEGLHFVALSYVWGDMNDRIRITVHGRAVSVTKNLKLALTRLRDRLARRAPDRPHQNFYANPTLPTFRPEWLRYRPGLCRQDPDKAGTPFHNAAWEAISVLLSDQYWERVWIFQEVALACRLRLLSMGDRILDWNDLEFVCVTLAKWKEEIAEANTGKPDFLHEGIWFALTRQKIRWERIQNLTLARIEVAKTRNSPAGHRTARWALATVAADLKATDHRDYIYGLLSVSGIPIVPDYRRTLSELYTDYVYHWLEASRAGFAGLNLSSLGFLAVAGVGPFGFSSDFPTWAPNYPQNNQGQTPIARIPIGAPRQDIFPNDPNKIPVLARETKSLWTWGLEIDSLSSVSPMVEVFDQRFFAFATNFMSRHRQYTEGIPPLQAILRLLTWDFDGPVTKSMILSGFGLLTTLDELDIEKRYDFLRHADFESRFAELLFLDTDFSKLGFEGNLLSTFARQRRQGGILA
- a CDS encoding FAD-binding PCMH-type domain-containing protein; translated protein: MVKLHALLLASLALVHSVTGQTIIIDGVEVDATEDNVAPAVEQIQGDLLPEETKQLTDDVLFNLTDLGLTNISYFYYDEASSVQRRSLGRCKTYPGDLFWPHKIAWQVFDLLVGGALIKTTPLASPCYDDFGNQNTAKCEAINSKWTDSMMHIADPTSAMSPLYQGLTCLPSGNYTDDCTLGGYPEYVVKATNVAQIQLAVNFARTLNIRLVVKNTGHDFIGRSLGSGSLSIWTNKLKSIKFYSNYKSGSYSGPAMRVGAGVIGQELYEAADKYGVTVVGGEGKTVGFAGGYISGGGHSPLSPLYGLAADQVLSVEVVTADGRFVTADSKQNSDLFWALRGGGGSTFGVVTSWTVKAHPKLSVTSVASFAFGIDGGTITYEAFWEALRAYWEMIPVFNARGNYQYWFVWPAGPRKATFVMSPWFAPNMTVSEAEELTAPLFKKWASLGIKVEPNWSQHSSFLSAWSTGFPVEPVGSYGNKMASRLFPDENLQDPAKFNATFEALKGLSDRGGTLIGFGITAGPGPHPDNAVNPAWRDAAMFVISWVTWAADTPLQRIAELSRELTEVWMQPWRDAAPNSGAYASEGDVTEPDFQKSFYGNKYARLYQIKQKYDPRGLFYAQVGVGSEDWNVEGQIKGLPTQNGRLCSVK
- a CDS encoding Protein kinase domain-containing protein produces the protein MDHSTSPAQEGGEANNTILLPTFNLIIPSRPSSPLQLDASYLESAGLLDESCTQEQSHCGLNWQSDPSFQDHEPPLANPQPIWWQDSPPVLRKTESLEQQLTRALCQHAHKESKGFLPLDKLHELVVEDSVAEALTTYIPGLSLDDARSHAQEICPRSMRDPLQPSFRRMFAILVMIQQPQEILTFVRHNIADHDLPLVKARSSTKGVHELRRKTQPHKTLECLWAWSPFLVNSFEEYQWTLLSPFFSRGSKGTVRFYPLDDQTILPFVEDSSRDASIEDDEDFQGGHGSISRVKIHPSHYDFHDISETYEAESTFAVKRLHSRNREMFSREVDALKRLSGQKHIVPLLATFEYKNSYHLLFPWANANLRRYWAMFPNPSADKRYGLWVAKQCKGMAEGLSIIHEPPADQGDDYAYESVLQPNHSHLQRGSKPAYGRHGDIKPENILWFRNGPNTDIGVLEIADFGLTRFHHRQSRSNISPVGMGNSPTYRAPEFDMPDGLLSRSYDIWALGCLYLEFITWYFLGWNGVTQFSASRETKRNDLSADDCYFELSSSRDTGNICSKVKPAVMRWMAFLHQHWACSPFFHDFLGLIESSMLVVETNGQRPVRRITAADVKQRMVSFYNRSGSEAAYLSGANPLNDIPVSTMHHLGNCHSEEAQRWAVQAKANTTDAPASWELARSWPHLKTNRRHLSSNTGDGKDGISSPLMRRHTNPVYLSDVVISETSASTGDLNKQNISTTHTIQETGLAHIRRFACPFFKMNPHKHGKTCSRGWEHIHRLKEHLFRKHTLPDHRCTRCLSHFKDNAELEAHARSVTPCALRGPSDSDNITPEQERLLRKRPRREVMSHDADCERWRKIFSILFPNTDQGDISPYNDYSLPSSTTVEYSETIDDYSKFLDGGIPSHVQTELQATISRELGVSEVDGRKIVDIIPMLQQTLLQSFQNYKGGLSQG